The genomic window AGTGGGAAGTTCCACCGTCCCGCGCAGTCCCAGCTCCTCATCAATCTCTTTCATAGCATCGATGACGAACTGGATGTGCTCGTCCCGATCCACCCCCAGCTCGATAATGCCCTGCTCAATGTCGTCCCGGTCCACTGAGGCGGCGAAGCTGGGCTGCTTGAGCTTCTTCTTGACCGACTTGGGTGTGACCTCGTGGATGGAGCGGGAGGGGCGCACGAAGGTAACGGCGAAGAGGAAGCCGGAGAGCTCGTCGCAGGCGAAGAGGGTCCTGGCGAGTAGGGTTTCCCGGGGGACGCCGGTATAGTTGGCGTGGCCCATGATGGCGGTAATGACCTCCTCGGTGTAGCCGCGCTCGCGGAGAATCTCCGCGCCCCGATAAGGGTGATCCTCCATGGTGGGATATTTCTCGTAATCGAAGTCGTGCAGCAGGCCTACGATGCCGTAGAGGTCTTCGTCCTCGCCCCATTTGCGGGCATAGGCGCGCATGACCTGTTCCACAGCGCGGGCATGATTGCGCAGGGATTCCGACTTGGTATACTCGCAGAGCAGGTTCCAGGCATCGTCGCGGGAGGGGAGGGGCTTGTCCTGACCTTGTCGAATGGACATGGGGACTCCTTTTCAGTTGTTGAATGGAATTTAGGCACATCGGGGGGACAGGGGAAGGGGGCAGGGATCGGCCGGTAGCAATCAGCGCTCAGCGGAGATCGCCACGCTACGCTCGTGATGACGGGAGCGATGGAGGTGGAGTCAGGATTCCGCCATAAACGAGGTCGTACTTCGACAAGCTCAGTACGACAATAGCTGCTATCCAGCAACGAGTACCTATTTCATCAACACCATCTTTATTGACTTGGTATACTCTGTGGTCACCAGGCGGCTGATGTAGATGCCGGACGGTACCTCGCGGCCCAATTTATCCTTACCATTCCAGACAACCTGACTATAGCCACCGGGAACCATTCCATCCACTAAGCGAACGACTTCTTCACCTAAGATATTATAGATAATCAGAGCCACTTGAACATCTTCTGGCAAGTCGTATGTGACGGTTGTTATTGGATTAAACGGGTTTGGATAGTTCTGGTAGAGAACGAACGCTGCCGGTGTCATGAGAAGTTCCGGTTGTATACCACTTATTACTCGGTCATACTTGAGCAGGGTGTTGTCCTCTCCGAAAATGTATCCGATCCTCTTATTTTCGACAAAGACAATGCTCCCCAGGTCAGCATGAGTCATTGTTTCAACCCTTGTCCAGGTTGAGCCACTATCTTCAGTCAGCCAGGCAAATCCGTACTCTCCGACAGCCCAGCCGGTGCTGGCATCGAAGAAAAATATGTCGTTAAGCCATGGGCTTGGCGGATAGTGATAGTTCCAATTCTCACCTCCATCATGTGTGATTAAGATTGCACCACCGGGAAATGGATGGATAGATCCTACAGCGCACCCATGGTTCTGATCACTGAAATAGACTCCCTGCAACACCGCACCTGCATCAGGAACTTGCACCTGCCAGGTTTCGCCGCCATTCTTAGTGTTTAAGATGACGCCAGCATCCAATGCATCACAGCTGGCGCCAACAGCCCACCCATTTTGATCGTCAACGAAGTGCATATCGATTATACCGAAGCGCAGCGCTGGTTCAACTTCTTGTACCTGCCAGGTTCGGCCGCCATCGGTTGTCCGATAGAGGATATCCCCACCGCCTATGCCTACTGCAGAATCAAAAAAGGTCACCTTATAAAGAGGAGGAGTTATGATTTCCTCCCAGGATTCACCACCGTCGACCGTTCGTAAAACCAACCGATTTACCCCTGTCTCACCTACTACCCAACCATGCACGGTATCCACAAACTCAATGCTATGGAACGTGGCACCACTGCCTTCATTTTGAATTTCCCAATTCAGACCACCATTTTCAGTTTTCCAAATCCGTCCCGGACAGAATTCGGCAAACCACCCATGCTGCCTATCGATCATAATACCTTGGGACATATCATGGCTCACATCCCGAGTCTGCTGAATTACCCACGTTTGGCCACCATTAGCGGTATGAATTATTGTTCCGCGGTCACCAACTGCCCAGCCTGTGGTCTCATCTATAAACACAACGTCATTGAGGTAATTTTCCGTGTTGGAGGCCTGCTGCTCCCAGGTCTGGCCGCCGTCACCGGTATGCTTAATCAGTCCTCCAACATATCCTTCCCGGGCCGCAATCCATGTGTCCTGTGCTGAAGCAGCATGAATGGCTACGCCTTCGGGACCTGCAACTTGCCAGGTTAGACCGCCGTCGGTTGTGCGGAGGGTCCCACTAGTATCCAGAGATGTGCCTACGATCCAGCCGTTCTGTTGATCGACGAAATCAACATCCCGCAAGGCCCAATCCATGCCACTGGTTTGTAGCAGCCAATCCTGCCCGCCATTTGAAGTATGGAGAATAGTTCCCTGACAACCGATAATCCAGCCGTTGGAGGAATCAACGAAGTCTACAGCGGTAAAATGAGCCGAACTACCCACAGGTGTCGATTGCGCCTGCCAATTCTGTCCCTTGTCACTCGTGCAGAGCACTAATCCTTCCGTACCTACGAGCCAACCGACGGAATGGTTAATGAACACAATATCCAAAGGTGATGCTTCAGTAGGAATATCTGTACCAGACCATGTCAGACCTCCGTCTTTCGTGTGCAGTAGTGTGCCCTCCGCTCCCAACGCCTTCCCGTTCAATGCATCAGCAAAGTCAATATCAATGAGATGAGCGTCAGACGTGTGATTCTGTTGCACTTCCCAAGACGCACCCCCATTGCTAGTACAGAGAATGATCCCCCATTCTCCAACAGCCCAACCATGGTTTGTATCAACAAAGTCAACAGCAAGAAGGCCATTACCGGGCGGTTGACTGAAGGGATTGAGATTAGTCCATTCCTGGGAATAGCCTATCGTATTGAGAAACGTAGTGAAGAGAAGAATAGCTGGAAAAAGCAATGACCTAGCATTGCCAAAAGGTAGTGTCAGAGATTTACAGTAGGAGGGATTTACGTTTGGATCATTCTTTCTCGCCGGTGTCACCAATTCGAACCAGGGAAATCTACAGAATAAAGGAAGCTCAATAATGGAACGTATAGTAATGAATGCCCCCTTAATTGTATTATTGATCTTTGGAAAAACAATCACTGAGCATCTCAACGCAACTTCACCAGGAAGGGACGCCGCGAATACACGATACTAAAAAATACCGGCAATGTCAAGAATTATATTTCAGACAAGCTGTCCTTTCTTGCCAATAATCACGCTCAGCCACCCAGGTGGGTGACAGGCCCCGCCTATGGCGGGACTATCCGTAATGCTATTTAAATAGTAGTAACCTTCGACAAGGCATCGGCGTGAACGTTCGGCTGAGCTCACGACGAAGATTCAAAATTTCAATATTCACCTTCTAAATAAGACAAAATCTAAATGAACTCTTAGCATAAAATCTCTCAGATCAAACTCAGGCGCATAGTCATAACTTTCAGGCTTGCCATTGACAAACCAATTACGATGTGGTTTAGAAATCATTCCTCCGGCATCAATACCGATAAGCAAATCAAGGGGTAGGGGCCAATTTTTATCTTGAATCAGGGGCCAGTCATAGGCCAATCCATAAAGGAAGGCAATATTGTATATCAAATAATCGTTTTTATCACGGAAGAAAATATTAATGCTCTTTACGCCAAATCTTAAATCCGTTTTTATCAGTAAGGATTCCAAACCGATACCGAGGTATGGGAATAAGATATTTTTTCTAGCAGTAAACAGGGGCACTCCAATTTTTACAGCATTGCTCAAACGATAAGATAATACCTTTGATTCTTCATGTAGCTCCTGCCTATCGTAGCTTAATAGGATAGATGTATTAATAACCACCCTGTCATATATCATCGTTCCCATTATTCCTAATAAGTTCTTAACTCTTATTTCTTTGATCCCGGAACGATAAAGTTGATAATTAATAGGGTCATAGTTAACTATTTCCGAACCGTCAGATAATACTCCCATGATCAGGAACGTCGGTGAATCCTTTTCCGCTGAAAAGAGACTTGCCAGAGGCCAAATTACCAGTGCAACTGTTATTAAGGTCCTTGCTAACATCAGGCTAAATCCTTAATTAACATATTACTGTTAAATCCCCTTAAAATAAGAGATTATAATAAAGATCTTTGCTTACGCGACTTATGTCATGCTAATAAAGAAAAACTCCAATGTCAAGCGTTATTATGCAGAAGGGTCTGTCCTTTCCTGCCGTTAATCACACTCAGCCACCCAAGCGGGTGACAGGCCCCGCTTAAGGCCCCGCTTCCAGCGGGATTATGAGCGGGACCAGCAGGCGAGCAATGTAGATGCCGGTGGGCAGCTCGAGGCCGCAATCCTTTAAGTGGAGCTATACCACCCAGGCTCGCAGCAGCAGCTCTATATCATCCTCTGAGCCCGCGGCCAAAAACGCCAATATGATCGGCCGCCATCAAATGCTTAATATTGCCAGTAACATGGAATTGTCACCGAAAATAAAGCATCCAGGAGATAAAAATATGCTGCCTATAAATATAATTCACAGTGCTTTAGCATTAGCACCTGTGGTGTTGGTCGCCCTTTCATGGCAGACAACATACCCTAATTCCCAACCGCAGGAAAGCAACCAGAAGCCCCCTGACATGATATTAGTGCCGGGTGGAAAGTTCATGATGGGGGCCGCCGGGAACGGCGATCACAGCCCTGTACACCAGGTCTCCATCGACTCCTTTTACATGGATAAGTGCGAGGTCACCAACGCCCAGTACCTTGCGTTCTGTGAAGCGACCAACAGGAAACTGCCCGAATTCTGGGGGATGGAAGCCTTTCATAGCGGGCCAGAGTTCCCAGACCACCCGGTCGTAGGGATCAGCTGGAGCGATGCGGCGGCCTACGCGAAGTGGGCCGGGAAAAGACTCCCTACCGAGGCCGAATGGGAGTATGCCGCCAGGGGCGGCCTGGTCGGTAAGG from Candidatus Neomarinimicrobiota bacterium includes these protein-coding regions:
- a CDS encoding HD domain-containing protein; its protein translation is MSIRQGQDKPLPSRDDAWNLLCEYTKSESLRNHARAVEQVMRAYARKWGEDEDLYGIVGLLHDFDYEKYPTMEDHPYRGAEILRERGYTEEVITAIMGHANYTGVPRETLLARTLFACDELSGFLFAVTFVRPSRSIHEVTPKSVKKKLKQPSFAASVDRDDIEQGIIELGVDRDEHIQFVIDAMKEIDEELGLRGTVELPT
- a CDS encoding YCF48-related protein — protein: MIVFPKINNTIKGAFITIRSIIELPLFCRFPWFELVTPARKNDPNVNPSYCKSLTLPFGNARSLLFPAILLFTTFLNTIGYSQEWTNLNPFSQPPGNGLLAVDFVDTNHGWAVGEWGIILCTSNGGASWEVQQNHTSDAHLIDIDFADALNGKALGAEGTLLHTKDGGLTWSGTDIPTEASPLDIVFINHSVGWLVGTEGLVLCTSDKGQNWQAQSTPVGSSAHFTAVDFVDSSNGWIIGCQGTILHTSNGGQDWLLQTSGMDWALRDVDFVDQQNGWIVGTSLDTSGTLRTTDGGLTWQVAGPEGVAIHAASAQDTWIAAREGYVGGLIKHTGDGGQTWEQQASNTENYLNDVVFIDETTGWAVGDRGTIIHTANGGQTWVIQQTRDVSHDMSQGIMIDRQHGWFAEFCPGRIWKTENGGLNWEIQNEGSGATFHSIEFVDTVHGWVVGETGVNRLVLRTVDGGESWEEIITPPLYKVTFFDSAVGIGGGDILYRTTDGGRTWQVQEVEPALRFGIIDMHFVDDQNGWAVGASCDALDAGVILNTKNGGETWQVQVPDAGAVLQGVYFSDQNHGCAVGSIHPFPGGAILITHDGGENWNYHYPPSPWLNDIFFFDASTGWAVGEYGFAWLTEDSGSTWTRVETMTHADLGSIVFVENKRIGYIFGEDNTLLKYDRVISGIQPELLMTPAAFVLYQNYPNPFNPITTVTYDLPEDVQVALIIYNILGEEVVRLVDGMVPGGYSQVVWNGKDKLGREVPSGIYISRLVTTEYTKSIKMVLMK
- a CDS encoding formylglycine-generating enzyme family protein yields the protein MLPINIIHSALALAPVVLVALSWQTTYPNSQPQESNQKPPDMILVPGGKFMMGAAGNGDHSPVHQVSIDSFYMDKCEVTNAQYLAFCEATNRKLPEFWGMEAFHSGPEFPDHPVVGISWSDAAAYAKWAGKRLPTEAEWEYAARGGLVGKDYPGGDKLDSTLANFTMQGVTSGTAPVGSYPANGYGLHDMAGNVVEWVADNYDKDYYKMSPKKNPAGPEKGKFRVIRGGGWHSGPSCCRVYFRNCLPGNWLDFNVGFRCAKDLQR